A single region of the Arthrobacter sp. zg-Y820 genome encodes:
- a CDS encoding DUF2252 domain-containing protein: protein MAVKKIEHPTVEERVAKGRGSREKTPRSSHAGWKPAPDRPDPVALLEEQNLTRDQDLVPVRHGRMLASPFTFYRGAAKIMAADLKDTPRAGLRVQLCGDAHLSNFGLFASPERNLLFGLNDFDETLPGPFEYDVKRMSASFTIAARNNEFTEKETREATLTAVRAYREAMTEFSQMRTLDIWYARLSEELLETLQTGMSSQKGKDSKESRSIEKAVRKAAAKARTRDSLQALSKLAERVDGKYRIVSQPPIVIPLRDLEDAYGMSGDEVQQALREQFRSYRATLQADRRDLLERFEVIDAARKVVGVGSVGTRAFIVLLQGRDQQDPLFLQIKEARRSVLEDHLPKSRCRQPGERVVQGQRMMQAASDIFLGWTKGVQDNRFLYWRQLRDMKGSPVVEAMRPAGLTFYAQACGWTLARAHARSGDPVAIAAYLGKSDKFDLSITDFSERYADQNDRDYQDFAAAVGSGRLEATEGV from the coding sequence ATGGCCGTGAAGAAAATCGAGCACCCTACCGTGGAGGAACGGGTTGCAAAGGGCAGGGGAAGCCGGGAAAAGACGCCCCGCTCCAGCCACGCCGGTTGGAAGCCCGCCCCCGACCGGCCCGATCCGGTCGCGCTCCTGGAGGAACAGAACCTCACCCGGGATCAGGATCTCGTGCCGGTGCGGCACGGCCGGATGCTGGCCTCCCCGTTCACGTTCTACCGGGGCGCGGCAAAGATTATGGCCGCAGACCTGAAGGACACGCCGCGGGCGGGGCTGCGCGTCCAGTTGTGCGGAGACGCCCACCTGTCCAACTTCGGACTGTTTGCCTCGCCGGAGCGAAACCTGCTGTTCGGCCTGAACGATTTCGACGAAACCCTTCCGGGGCCGTTCGAGTATGACGTCAAGCGGATGTCGGCAAGCTTCACGATCGCGGCCCGGAACAACGAGTTCACCGAAAAGGAAACGCGGGAGGCGACTCTCACGGCGGTTAGGGCCTACCGCGAAGCGATGACCGAATTCTCGCAGATGCGCACCCTGGACATCTGGTACGCCCGGCTGTCCGAGGAGTTGCTGGAAACTCTGCAGACGGGCATGTCCTCCCAGAAGGGCAAGGACTCGAAGGAATCCCGGAGCATTGAAAAGGCGGTGCGGAAGGCTGCCGCTAAGGCCCGCACCCGGGACAGCCTGCAGGCACTCTCCAAGCTCGCCGAGCGGGTGGACGGGAAATACCGGATCGTCAGCCAGCCGCCTATCGTCATTCCCCTCCGGGATCTGGAAGACGCGTACGGCATGTCCGGTGATGAGGTTCAGCAAGCGCTTCGTGAGCAGTTCCGGTCCTACCGGGCCACATTGCAGGCTGATCGGCGTGACCTGCTCGAGCGCTTCGAAGTCATCGACGCCGCCCGCAAGGTCGTGGGTGTCGGCAGCGTCGGAACCCGGGCGTTCATCGTGTTGCTCCAGGGCCGCGATCAACAAGATCCCCTGTTCCTCCAGATCAAGGAGGCCAGGAGGTCAGTGCTCGAGGATCACTTGCCCAAGAGCAGGTGCAGGCAGCCAGGCGAGCGCGTTGTGCAGGGGCAGCGGATGATGCAGGCGGCAAGCGACATCTTCCTGGGGTGGACCAAGGGCGTGCAGGACAACCGGTTCCTGTACTGGCGTCAGCTGCGGGACATGAAGGGGTCCCCCGTTGTGGAAGCGATGCGTCCGGCCGGCCTGACGTTTTATGCCCAGGCCTGCGGCTGGACCCTGGCGCGGGCGCACGCCCGATCGGGCGACCCGGTTGCGATTGCCGCCTACCTCGGCAAGAGCGACAAGTTCGACCTTTCAATCACCGATTTCTCCGAGCGCTATGCCGATCAGAACGACCGGGACTACCAGGATTTCGCCGCTGCCGTCGGATCGGGCCGCTTGGAAGCAACCGAGGGCGTTTAG
- a CDS encoding SDR family oxidoreductase, with product MRYVSVRGALTEAFHRSFAINRMGEPSDIAKAVVFQASDYAGWITCTDLLVDGGTHLRGMPDYAGHLRGGTG from the coding sequence ATTCGGTATGTTTCCGTGAGAGGCGCCCTGACCGAGGCATTTCACCGCAGCTTTGCGATCAACCGGATGGGTGAACCGTCCGACATCGCCAAGGCGGTGGTCTTTCAGGCCTCCGATTACGCCGGCTGGATTACCTGCACCGATCTCCTGGTCGACGGCGGGACCCACCTGCGGGGGATGCCGGACTATGCCGGCCATCTCCGCGGCGGGACGGGCTAA
- a CDS encoding EcsC family protein: MSIYTAPLLDGPALMSTYEGQVWEALNKHWQRRNNRRGLPNWASTALNRSGEIAGNAANRVSDAVPEAVMNPIRRAGEAVAIKSVRPAVEGATALLELVNDWALELNDPKSVEKLARKRGLNIGIFSELQQQDLKVCDRLLTLNALRWRTAGAFEGGIMGLLAMVPVAGIPVAMTADILVIQVLSSSIASRIAYSYGYDAKDPAEQIFIQRLVNRSFMAQAAKAEPLRHAARAADAVKGRVKWSQKLRQDHRLLAALEKLIQQLGPAGARVPVQNVAKVVPLVGVLIGAGMNSAILGNVASDAQRYCQTRFLCDKYGLPLPAALAIDPEDEIQTGAL; encoded by the coding sequence ATGAGCATTTACACCGCCCCGCTTCTCGACGGGCCAGCCCTGATGAGCACGTACGAGGGACAGGTGTGGGAGGCACTCAACAAGCACTGGCAGCGTCGCAACAACCGCCGCGGCCTGCCAAACTGGGCGAGCACCGCTCTCAACCGCAGCGGTGAGATAGCGGGCAACGCCGCGAACCGAGTTTCGGACGCCGTGCCAGAGGCAGTCATGAACCCTATCCGTCGCGCAGGCGAAGCCGTCGCCATCAAGTCCGTGCGACCGGCGGTTGAAGGGGCTACAGCGCTTCTGGAACTGGTGAACGACTGGGCCCTTGAGCTTAACGACCCGAAGAGCGTCGAGAAGCTCGCTCGCAAGCGGGGCCTCAACATCGGGATATTCAGCGAACTGCAACAGCAAGACCTCAAGGTTTGCGATCGACTGCTGACCTTGAACGCCCTTAGGTGGCGAACCGCTGGCGCGTTCGAGGGCGGCATCATGGGCCTGCTCGCTATGGTCCCAGTCGCCGGGATACCCGTGGCGATGACGGCGGACATCCTCGTCATCCAGGTTCTGAGCTCGTCGATCGCATCGCGCATCGCGTACTCCTACGGCTACGACGCGAAGGACCCTGCTGAGCAGATCTTCATTCAGCGCCTGGTAAACCGATCCTTCATGGCGCAGGCGGCTAAAGCCGAGCCGCTGCGTCATGCTGCACGGGCTGCAGACGCGGTCAAGGGACGCGTCAAATGGTCGCAGAAACTCCGCCAGGACCACCGTCTTTTGGCCGCCCTCGAGAAGTTAATACAGCAGCTGGGGCCGGCCGGTGCCAGAGTGCCAGTTCAGAACGTCGCCAAAGTTGTCCCGCTCGTAGGCGTCCTCATCGGCGCTGGTATGAATTCTGCGATCCTCGGCAACGTGGCTTCCGACGCCCAACGGTATTGCCAGACCAGATTCCTGTGCGACAAATATGGGTTGCCGTTGCCGGCGGCGCTGGCGATCGATCCGGAGGACGAAATCCAAACTGGTGCTTTGTAA
- a CDS encoding VOC family protein, producing MQRTYPEGVPSWIDTEQPDVDAAADFYGELFGWEFEDAMPPDAQGRYLIAKLDGADVGGLAGSDEPAAVWNTYVAVDDADAAAGRLESAGATVRSGPADAGEGGRAAALADPEGAEFRLWQARRRLGAQAVNVPGAWNFSDLHTADIGAASGFYREAFDWQADDLGYGWLIRRSGYGDHLEATVDPGIRARQAEIFVPPGFEDAIAWYVDAAPNDQPHWHVTFAVADRDQTAALAERIGASVLRQSDEQWSRTALIRDPQGAEFTASQFTPSG from the coding sequence ATGCAGAGGACCTATCCCGAGGGCGTGCCGAGTTGGATCGACACCGAGCAGCCCGACGTCGACGCAGCCGCTGACTTCTACGGCGAACTCTTCGGCTGGGAATTCGAGGACGCCATGCCGCCGGATGCGCAGGGCCGTTACCTGATAGCCAAGCTCGATGGCGCGGATGTCGGCGGGCTGGCCGGCAGCGATGAACCTGCCGCCGTGTGGAACACCTATGTTGCCGTCGACGACGCCGATGCCGCAGCGGGGCGGCTGGAGTCCGCGGGCGCCACGGTGAGATCCGGGCCGGCCGATGCGGGGGAGGGCGGCCGTGCCGCCGCGCTGGCGGATCCGGAGGGCGCCGAGTTCCGCCTCTGGCAGGCCCGACGCCGGTTGGGGGCCCAAGCGGTGAACGTGCCCGGGGCGTGGAATTTCAGCGATCTGCATACTGCCGACATCGGTGCGGCCAGTGGGTTTTACCGGGAAGCGTTCGACTGGCAGGCCGACGACCTCGGTTACGGATGGCTGATCCGCCGGTCCGGCTACGGCGACCATCTTGAGGCGACGGTCGATCCCGGCATCCGGGCGCGGCAAGCGGAGATCTTTGTCCCTCCCGGATTTGAGGACGCGATCGCCTGGTACGTGGATGCCGCCCCCAACGACCAGCCGCACTGGCATGTCACCTTCGCCGTGGCGGACCGCGACCAGACGGCTGCTCTCGCGGAGCGGATCGGCGCCAGCGTCCTGCGCCAGAGCGATGAGCAGTGGTCACGGACCGCATTGATCCGCGACCCGCAGGGTGCGGAGTTCACGGCCAGCCAGTTCACGCCGTCGGGCTGA
- a CDS encoding DUF4259 domain-containing protein, translating to MGAWGHGIFANDTAADIRGEYRELLEDQVPDAEATRRVIESFAYLREDSPAELWIALAAAQYQVGRPDDAVKASALAAIDQRAGLEEWVEAGPADLALRVAALQELRDQLTGPQPARKTLRRP from the coding sequence ATGGGTGCATGGGGACACGGAATTTTTGCCAACGATACTGCTGCTGACATTCGCGGGGAATACCGCGAACTTCTTGAGGACCAGGTTCCGGATGCGGAAGCGACCCGTCGTGTCATCGAGTCGTTTGCCTACCTCCGGGAGGACAGTCCGGCGGAGCTGTGGATAGCGCTGGCCGCGGCGCAGTACCAGGTGGGCCGGCCGGACGACGCGGTGAAGGCTTCAGCGCTTGCTGCGATCGACCAACGAGCCGGGCTCGAGGAGTGGGTGGAGGCGGGACCTGCCGACCTCGCCCTACGCGTCGCGGCGCTCCAGGAACTGCGTGATCAGCTCACCGGCCCGCAACCCGCGCGGAAAACGCTCCGCCGGCCGTGA
- a CDS encoding BCCT family transporter produces the protein MKKALRTAASAPALSLHPGLVPGISVEDTGVNYPTRRGVFIFAMAISLAVLAWAIFAPSNLSSVGTGIQGWVVVHFGWLFNATMVAAAIFMLVVGFGPTGKIRLGADDSTPEYSTTSWVSMLFAAGLGIALIFYGPMEPLSHFLSPPPSTDAEAGSSAAILPAMSTTFLHQASLAWIIYALVGGALAYASFRRGRLPLISSLFEPVFPDGNNRVLGKIIDVSAVLVTLFGTATSLGIGALQIRTGVSIITGQELGNGFVVVAISLLTVVFTISAVAGIKKGIRLLSNLNMTLVILLTLFVLLTGPTFFLLDLLPASLIAFVGNMPDMLTVFAGQGAEQEDFLTGWTTLYWAWWISWSPFVGMFIAKISKGRTLRQFVTVVVFVPSAISIAWYTVFGGTAIWMNQNGVDLTVKDNGENVMFDLLANLPLSSLTPIVCMLAIMVFFVTAADSAANVMGSMSQSGRPVPSKSVTIIWSVALGLIAMFLLLAGGHNALSGLQAIMVTCALPFTIILVGVMVSWAKDLRNDPLMIRRRYAMEAISGGVRRGIDEHGDDFVFGTSHVPEAEGAGADFESDDPALTDWYTDNVQDPDVVEGPEEEHSDKAKVGAVD, from the coding sequence GTGAAAAAAGCGCTGCGCACTGCTGCTTCCGCCCCAGCGCTCAGCCTCCATCCCGGGCTGGTCCCGGGCATCAGCGTTGAGGACACCGGGGTCAACTATCCGACCCGGCGGGGCGTGTTCATTTTTGCCATGGCCATCTCTCTCGCCGTTCTGGCGTGGGCGATTTTTGCGCCCAGCAACCTCAGTTCCGTGGGCACCGGCATACAGGGCTGGGTGGTTGTGCATTTCGGCTGGCTGTTTAACGCCACCATGGTTGCCGCCGCGATCTTCATGCTGGTGGTAGGCTTCGGGCCGACCGGCAAGATCCGGCTGGGGGCCGACGACAGCACGCCGGAGTACTCCACCACGTCCTGGGTCTCCATGCTGTTCGCAGCTGGTCTGGGCATCGCGCTGATCTTCTACGGGCCGATGGAACCGCTCAGCCATTTCCTTTCCCCGCCGCCCTCGACCGATGCCGAGGCTGGCAGCTCCGCCGCCATCCTGCCGGCCATGTCGACCACCTTCCTGCACCAGGCCAGTCTCGCCTGGATCATCTACGCCCTGGTGGGCGGCGCCCTGGCCTACGCCTCTTTCCGGCGCGGCCGGCTGCCGCTGATTTCGTCGCTGTTCGAACCGGTCTTCCCCGACGGCAACAACCGGGTGCTGGGAAAGATCATTGACGTTTCCGCCGTGCTGGTGACACTTTTCGGCACCGCGACCTCGCTGGGCATCGGCGCGCTCCAGATCCGCACCGGAGTCTCGATCATCACGGGCCAGGAGCTGGGCAACGGCTTCGTCGTCGTCGCCATCAGCCTCCTGACGGTTGTCTTCACCATCTCCGCCGTCGCCGGCATCAAGAAGGGCATCCGGCTGCTCTCCAACCTCAACATGACCCTGGTCATTCTGCTGACGCTCTTTGTCCTTCTGACCGGGCCGACGTTCTTCCTGCTCGATCTGCTGCCGGCCTCGCTCATCGCGTTTGTCGGCAACATGCCGGACATGCTGACCGTCTTCGCCGGCCAGGGTGCCGAGCAGGAGGACTTCCTGACCGGCTGGACCACCCTGTATTGGGCCTGGTGGATCTCCTGGTCGCCGTTTGTGGGAATGTTCATCGCCAAGATCTCCAAGGGCCGCACCCTGCGCCAGTTCGTCACCGTCGTCGTCTTCGTTCCCTCGGCAATCTCCATCGCCTGGTACACGGTCTTCGGCGGCACCGCCATCTGGATGAACCAGAACGGGGTGGACCTGACCGTGAAGGACAACGGCGAGAACGTCATGTTCGATCTGCTGGCCAACCTGCCGCTCAGCTCCCTGACGCCCATCGTGTGCATGCTCGCGATTATGGTCTTCTTCGTCACCGCCGCGGACTCGGCCGCCAACGTCATGGGCTCGATGTCCCAGTCGGGCCGGCCCGTGCCCTCGAAATCGGTGACCATCATCTGGTCGGTGGCACTCGGGCTGATCGCCATGTTCCTGCTGCTGGCGGGGGGCCACAACGCCCTCTCGGGACTCCAGGCCATCATGGTGACCTGTGCCCTGCCGTTCACCATCATCCTCGTCGGCGTGATGGTGTCCTGGGCCAAGGACCTGCGCAACGACCCACTGATGATCCGCCGCCGGTACGCGATGGAGGCCATCAGCGGCGGCGTGCGCCGCGGCATCGACGAGCACGGTGACGACTTCGTGTTCGGCACCTCGCACGTGCCGGAGGCCGAAGGCGCCGGCGCCGACTTTGAGAGCGACGACCCCGCCCTCACCGACTGGTACACGGACAACGTCCAGGACCCGGACGTCGTGGAGGGTCCGGAGGAGGAGCATTCGGACAAGGCGAAGGTCGGCGCCGTCGACTAG
- a CDS encoding zinc ribbon domain-containing protein, translating to MPLYAYRCPDCSDHPAGSDFEASLAMGEAPGSLPCPVCGAPAPRRFTAPHLSRASSSAYRLIESTQRSAAEPAVVRSPADGPRPAGPRPGGRRGNITTNPLHRKLPRPD from the coding sequence ATGCCGCTCTACGCGTACCGCTGCCCGGACTGCTCCGACCACCCAGCCGGTTCAGACTTCGAGGCCTCCCTGGCCATGGGCGAAGCACCCGGCTCCCTCCCCTGCCCCGTCTGCGGAGCACCAGCGCCGCGGCGGTTCACGGCACCTCATCTTTCCCGCGCCTCTTCCAGCGCCTACCGGCTGATCGAGAGCACGCAGCGCTCGGCGGCAGAGCCCGCCGTCGTCCGTTCCCCCGCCGACGGGCCCCGTCCAGCAGGACCGCGCCCCGGCGGCCGCCGCGGCAATATCACCACCAACCCGCTCCACCGGAAGCTGCCCCGCCCCGACTAA
- the fmdA gene encoding formamidase, translated as MPKVVFPLDSSKKFEDQEQLGHNRWHPEIPPVAVLKPGESFRVDCREWFDGAIVNDDSAEDILNAPLLTVHKLSGPFAVEGARPGDLLVVDILDVGPIPQEDTGPLAGQGWGYTGIFARENGGGFLTEQFPDAYKAIWDFTGQRATSRHVPGVSFTGLIHPGLMGTAPSAALLAKWNKREGDLIATDPHRVPPLALPPEAEHAVLGGLPPDEWGRVGAEAARTAPPRENGGNQDIKNLSKGSRIFYPVFVDGANLSVGDLHFSQGDGEITFCGAIEMGGFIDLRMDIIKGGMDTYGVQENAVFMPGTTDPQFSEWIAFSGTSVTLDGEQRYLDSHLSYQRACLHAIDYLTKFGYSPEQAYLLLGAAPIEGRLSGVVDIPNSCSTVYLPTAIFDFDVRPSASGPFQIDPGIGAPRASNR; from the coding sequence ATGCCCAAGGTCGTCTTTCCCCTTGATTCGTCGAAGAAGTTCGAAGACCAGGAACAGCTGGGCCACAACCGGTGGCATCCGGAGATTCCGCCGGTGGCGGTGCTCAAGCCCGGTGAGTCCTTCCGGGTGGACTGCAGGGAATGGTTCGACGGCGCCATCGTCAACGACGACTCGGCCGAGGACATCCTCAACGCTCCGCTGCTGACCGTGCATAAGCTCAGCGGCCCGTTCGCGGTGGAGGGCGCCCGGCCCGGCGACCTGCTGGTGGTGGACATCCTCGACGTCGGGCCCATTCCACAGGAGGACACCGGCCCGCTGGCGGGCCAGGGCTGGGGCTACACCGGAATCTTTGCGCGCGAGAACGGCGGCGGTTTCCTGACCGAGCAGTTCCCCGACGCATACAAGGCCATCTGGGACTTCACGGGCCAGAGAGCCACCTCCCGGCACGTACCGGGTGTCTCCTTCACCGGGCTGATCCATCCAGGCCTGATGGGGACCGCGCCGTCGGCCGCTCTGCTCGCGAAGTGGAACAAGCGCGAGGGCGACCTGATCGCCACCGACCCACACCGGGTGCCCCCGCTGGCGCTGCCGCCCGAGGCGGAACACGCAGTGCTCGGCGGCCTGCCGCCCGACGAGTGGGGACGGGTCGGCGCCGAAGCCGCCCGCACCGCTCCCCCGCGGGAAAACGGCGGCAACCAGGACATCAAAAACCTCTCCAAGGGCAGCCGGATTTTCTATCCGGTGTTTGTGGACGGCGCGAACCTCTCCGTCGGCGACCTGCACTTTTCCCAGGGCGACGGCGAAATCACCTTTTGCGGCGCCATCGAGATGGGCGGCTTCATCGACCTGCGGATGGACATCATCAAGGGCGGCATGGACACCTACGGGGTGCAGGAAAACGCGGTCTTCATGCCCGGAACCACGGATCCGCAGTTCAGCGAGTGGATTGCGTTCTCCGGCACCTCCGTGACGCTCGACGGCGAGCAGCGCTACCTTGACTCGCACCTGTCCTATCAGCGGGCGTGCCTGCACGCCATCGACTACCTCACGAAGTTCGGCTACAGCCCGGAGCAGGCCTACCTGCTGCTCGGCGCCGCACCGATCGAGGGCCGGCTCTCCGGGGTGGTGGACATACCGAACTCCTGCTCCACGGTCTATCTTCCGACGGCGATCTTCGACTTCGACGTGCGGCCCTCCGCGTCCGGGCCGTTCCAGATCGATCCCGGCATCGGGGCGCCGCGGGCCAGCAACCGGTGA
- a CDS encoding VOC family protein: protein MTALISHTSFDSLDAFAQSEFWAEVLGFREDPEDPNAPDDDECMISSPDGTKRLLFINVPDAKQVKNRVHLDLQPAEGTRDQELQRLLRLGAREVDDRRLPDGTGWVVLADPEGNEFCILRSAAERQASAAEG, encoded by the coding sequence ATGACAGCCTTGATCTCCCACACGTCCTTCGACAGCCTCGATGCCTTCGCCCAGTCAGAGTTCTGGGCCGAAGTGCTCGGTTTCCGCGAGGACCCTGAGGACCCGAACGCGCCCGACGACGACGAGTGCATGATCTCCTCCCCGGACGGCACCAAGCGGCTGCTGTTTATTAACGTTCCGGACGCCAAGCAGGTCAAAAACCGTGTGCACCTGGACCTGCAGCCGGCCGAGGGCACCAGGGACCAGGAACTTCAGCGGCTGCTGCGGCTGGGGGCGCGCGAAGTGGACGACAGGCGCCTCCCGGACGGGACGGGCTGGGTGGTGCTCGCCGATCCTGAGGGCAACGAATTCTGCATCCTGCGCAGTGCTGCCGAGCGTCAGGCCTCAGCAGCAGAGGGTTAG
- a CDS encoding S66 peptidase family protein, which yields MTESSARQTIVPARLKAGDTLRAIAPSCSRTFVMEYDNTAWINQRMEQLGFALEFGAHIEAHDDFLSAPIASRAADLHAAFADPQVNGILSVIGGFNANELLPYLDWELIAANPKVFCGYSDFTVLANAVHAKTGLLTYVGPHWSSFGMRDHFEPTGSWFSAATGGERWSIEPSETYTDDLWFMDQDARTVRDADGPWVLREGEAAGVVIGGNLCTFNLLAGTGLMPELAGSVVFAEEDSSADVHEFARQLASLLQQPGAEQIAALAIGRFQQASEITREQLEALIAKFPVLAGKPVVANLDFGHTSPMFTLPIGGWARVEAARGTCVLDFAHRRVDLP from the coding sequence ATGACAGAATCCTCGGCCCGGCAGACCATCGTTCCCGCCCGACTGAAGGCCGGGGACACGCTGCGGGCAATTGCCCCGAGCTGCTCACGAACCTTCGTGATGGAGTACGACAACACCGCGTGGATCAATCAGCGGATGGAGCAGTTGGGCTTTGCCCTGGAGTTCGGCGCCCACATCGAGGCGCACGACGATTTCCTCAGTGCTCCCATCGCATCGCGCGCCGCTGACCTGCACGCTGCCTTTGCCGATCCCCAGGTGAACGGCATCCTCAGCGTGATCGGCGGCTTCAACGCCAACGAGCTGTTGCCCTATCTGGACTGGGAACTGATCGCGGCGAATCCGAAGGTATTCTGCGGTTACTCCGACTTCACGGTGCTGGCGAACGCCGTCCACGCCAAGACCGGACTGTTGACCTATGTTGGCCCGCACTGGTCCTCTTTCGGAATGCGCGACCATTTCGAGCCCACGGGTTCATGGTTCAGCGCGGCCACCGGCGGCGAGCGCTGGAGCATCGAGCCCTCGGAAACGTATACCGACGACCTGTGGTTCATGGACCAGGACGCACGGACGGTGCGGGACGCGGACGGTCCCTGGGTGCTCCGGGAGGGTGAGGCCGCCGGGGTGGTGATCGGCGGCAACCTGTGCACGTTCAACCTGCTGGCCGGCACCGGGCTGATGCCCGAGCTGGCCGGCTCCGTGGTCTTCGCGGAGGAAGACTCCAGTGCGGACGTGCACGAGTTCGCACGCCAGCTGGCCAGCCTGCTGCAGCAGCCCGGCGCCGAGCAGATCGCTGCTCTGGCCATCGGCAGGTTTCAGCAGGCTTCGGAGATCACCCGCGAGCAGCTGGAGGCACTCATCGCGAAGTTCCCGGTGCTGGCCGGCAAACCCGTGGTGGCGAACCTCGACTTTGGACACACCAGCCCGATGTTCACGCTTCCGATCGGAGGCTGGGCTCGGGTGGAAGCCGCCCGCGGCACCTGCGTTTTGGACTTTGCGCACCGCCGGGTCGACTTGCCCTAG
- a CDS encoding MFS transporter, translated as MSTLDSTAGVPMSGPRRTPTDGWTKSMVLTTLLLALTLEAVAIGAIMISVALPSILQEFPTDQGGWLPSAYYLAGAVAAPLLGKCADLYGKKRVLLITMAISGLGTVICVLAPTFGVLILGRVFQGVILATLSLTYSLIRDIFPPKPAAFAASLTVTGMGFFSILTPILIGWLIAQFGWRGMFMFDVVWTFGMLLLVALFVPESQLRKNARPDVIGAFLLAFGVAGMLIYVSVGRSYGWGSSLALSFLIGGAVLFAAALFRSRRVEEPIINVSLFARRAVIFAAVLGGVGYAMSATIGQLIPLLALTQRDDGVTYGLGITTVQYAQIETPKALMAALAGLVLGWLVARGRSPRMFMVLGIMLWGCAAILLATINDTQGLLTIGALVAGLAGGMVNASLPNVVIQASPAGDQASVAGTVQLVQTGLGAIAPVVMFTLMAPYIGQTPAGGIVYGEQGFHTWLYGSAGLIVILLVLAGTVLRPRPGEVQTLEQ; from the coding sequence ATGAGCACGCTCGATTCCACCGCGGGAGTCCCGATGTCCGGGCCGCGCCGCACCCCAACCGATGGATGGACAAAGAGCATGGTCTTGACGACCTTGCTGCTTGCCCTCACTCTGGAAGCGGTCGCCATTGGCGCGATCATGATCTCGGTCGCCCTGCCGAGCATTCTCCAGGAGTTCCCTACCGACCAGGGCGGCTGGCTGCCTTCGGCCTACTATCTGGCCGGTGCCGTTGCCGCACCGCTGCTCGGAAAGTGCGCCGATCTCTATGGCAAGAAGCGCGTGCTCCTGATCACGATGGCCATCTCGGGCCTCGGCACGGTCATCTGTGTGCTGGCTCCGACGTTCGGCGTTCTCATCCTGGGCCGCGTGTTCCAAGGCGTGATCCTCGCGACGCTGTCGCTGACCTACTCGCTCATCCGCGACATCTTTCCGCCCAAGCCTGCAGCTTTCGCAGCCAGCCTGACGGTCACCGGCATGGGATTCTTCAGTATCCTCACTCCGATCCTCATCGGCTGGCTCATCGCCCAGTTCGGCTGGCGGGGCATGTTCATGTTCGACGTCGTCTGGACGTTCGGCATGCTGCTGCTCGTGGCGCTCTTTGTTCCTGAATCCCAGCTGCGCAAGAACGCGCGCCCCGACGTTATCGGAGCCTTTCTCCTCGCCTTTGGCGTCGCCGGCATGCTCATCTACGTGAGCGTCGGCCGCAGCTACGGCTGGGGATCCTCACTGGCGCTGTCCTTCCTCATCGGGGGTGCGGTCCTGTTCGCCGCTGCGCTTTTCCGCTCACGCCGCGTCGAGGAACCGATCATCAACGTCAGCCTGTTCGCACGTCGGGCAGTCATCTTCGCCGCTGTCCTCGGTGGTGTTGGTTATGCCATGTCGGCCACGATCGGCCAGCTCATCCCGTTGCTCGCGCTCACCCAGCGCGACGACGGCGTCACCTATGGCCTTGGCATCACAACCGTCCAGTACGCACAGATCGAAACCCCCAAGGCGCTCATGGCCGCCCTTGCCGGCCTCGTTCTCGGATGGCTCGTTGCCCGTGGTCGATCGCCCCGCATGTTCATGGTGCTCGGCATCATGCTGTGGGGGTGTGCCGCGATTCTGCTGGCCACGATCAACGACACTCAGGGCCTGCTCACGATCGGTGCCCTCGTTGCCGGCCTGGCCGGCGGTATGGTCAACGCGTCGCTGCCCAACGTCGTCATCCAGGCGTCGCCTGCGGGCGACCAAGCCTCTGTCGCCGGCACCGTGCAACTGGTGCAGACAGGCCTGGGCGCCATCGCCCCGGTCGTCATGTTCACGCTGATGGCGCCGTACATCGGGCAAACCCCGGCGGGCGGCATCGTCTACGGCGAACAGGGATTCCACACCTGGCTGTACGGATCCGCGGGACTCATCGTGATCCTCCTCGTGCTTGCGGGCACCGTGTTGCGTCCGCGCCCCGGTGAGGTGCAGACGCTCGAACAGTAG